A portion of the Cellulophaga algicola DSM 14237 genome contains these proteins:
- a CDS encoding methyltransferase domain-containing protein yields the protein MIFKNLQLKIDIEDTLFNTLYPLPIKKLSECHWTPVEVAKLAADYLVVKPKCKILDIGSGAGKFCLVGAASTHGLFYGVEQREGLVKLSQRIAKTHHIKNVEFIHSNITKISFSQYDSFYFYNSFYENMGNFFAIDTAIPLKEKLYFTYSEYVKNQLKKTPVGTRLVTYWSDWLEIPEGFDLELTAFDGKLNFWEKKF from the coding sequence ATGATATTTAAAAATTTACAATTAAAAATTGATATAGAAGATACTCTTTTCAATACGCTTTATCCTCTACCCATAAAAAAGCTTTCTGAATGTCATTGGACACCAGTGGAAGTAGCCAAATTGGCGGCCGATTATTTGGTCGTTAAGCCAAAATGTAAAATTTTAGATATTGGCTCTGGGGCAGGAAAATTTTGTTTGGTAGGCGCCGCTTCCACACATGGTCTTTTCTATGGTGTGGAGCAACGAGAGGGACTTGTAAAGCTGTCTCAAAGAATTGCGAAAACACATCACATAAAAAATGTAGAATTTATTCATTCTAACATTACAAAAATCTCTTTTTCGCAGTATGATTCCTTTTATTTTTATAATTCTTTTTATGAAAATATGGGAAATTTTTTTGCCATTGATACAGCGATACCTCTTAAGGAAAAATTATATTTTACATATTCAGAATACGTGAAAAATCAATTAAAAAAAACTCCTGTAGGAACACGCCTTGTTACGTATTGGAGTGATTGGTTAGAAATTCCTGAAGGTTTTGATTTAGAACTAACAGCTTTTGATGGTAAACTTAATTTTTGGGAAAAGAAGTTTTGA
- a CDS encoding lipid-binding SYLF domain-containing protein: MKLITMVLMLSMTFIGSAQTKKDKKIIKDGTKAKKELIKVDAGIHTFFEKSAGYVLFPNVGEGGFIVGAASGNGVLYQNDKAKGMAGLKKLDVGFQAGGQSIIEIIFFETEEDVREFEEGKFQFSAQVSAVVLKSGVAANAKYKEGVAVFAVPKSGLMAKASVGGQKFNYHSF, from the coding sequence ATGAAATTAATTACAATGGTACTTATGTTGAGTATGACGTTTATTGGATCTGCTCAGACAAAAAAAGATAAAAAAATTATAAAAGATGGCACAAAAGCAAAAAAGGAATTGATAAAGGTCGATGCTGGTATCCATACTTTTTTTGAAAAATCGGCAGGGTATGTCCTATTCCCGAATGTTGGAGAGGGTGGTTTTATAGTCGGTGCCGCATCAGGTAATGGGGTGCTGTATCAAAATGACAAGGCGAAAGGTATGGCAGGTCTTAAAAAATTGGATGTTGGTTTCCAAGCTGGAGGTCAATCCATTATCGAAATTATATTTTTTGAAACAGAAGAGGATGTGCGTGAATTTGAAGAAGGGAAATTTCAATTTTCAGCCCAAGTTTCTGCGGTAGTTCTTAAATCGGGTGTAGCGGCAAACGCTAAATATAAAGAAGGTGTTGCTGTTTTTGCGGTGCCCAAATCAGGACTTATGGCGAAGGCTTCTGTAGGCGGACAAAAATTTAACTACCATTCTTTTTAG
- a CDS encoding glycine cleavage system protein H has protein sequence MMQVPKNIYYTKHHLWLQKIGLYDFCVGITDFGQKEIGVIDIIELSKNKNVLKKGATWGVVYGTNDTFHLIAPFDCKIIEKNSGLQKYTAYVNTAPYKYWFAILTAKIDTVSLLTFEEYIQLTK, from the coding sequence ATGATGCAGGTTCCTAAAAATATCTATTATACAAAACATCATCTTTGGTTACAGAAGATAGGGCTATATGATTTTTGTGTAGGGATAACCGATTTTGGTCAAAAAGAAATAGGTGTTATTGATATTATTGAACTAAGTAAGAATAAAAACGTTCTAAAAAAAGGAGCTACTTGGGGTGTTGTTTATGGAACCAATGATACGTTCCATTTAATTGCTCCCTTTGATTGTAAAATTATTGAGAAAAATAGCGGCTTACAGAAGTATACCGCATACGTGAATACGGCCCCTTATAAATACTGGTTTGCTATTTTAACCGCAAAAATAGATACTGTTTCCTTATTAACTTTTGAAGAGTATATACAGTTGACAAAATGA
- a CDS encoding aminotransferase class I/II-fold pyridoxal phosphate-dependent enzyme, producing the protein MNILEKLQTRLGPLGEHAHYAHGYYAYPRLEGEISNKMMFNGEEKLVWSLNNYLGLANHPEVRIADNEGSRRYGLAYPMGARMMSGNTKLHEKFEAEISEFVGKEDAFLLNYGYQGMVSIIDSLVDRNDVIVYDAESHACILDGARLHMGKRFVFKHNDIEDCEKQLRRAQKIVEKTNGAILVITEGVFGMRGDQGKLKEIIALKDTYSFSLLVDDAHGIGCMGKTGAGTGEAQGVQDGIDFYFGTFAKSFAGIGAFMASTKEAIMFFKYNMRSQIFAKALPMPMVFGALKRLELIRTRPLLRERLWRTTEALQKGLTNAGFDIGNTNSPITPVYLNGTIDEATALVSDLRENHHIFCSMVVYPVVPKGMIILRLIPTAEHTLKDVERTISVFSEIKLKLVDGHYKQKVEMTI; encoded by the coding sequence ATGAATATACTTGAGAAACTACAAACACGACTTGGCCCATTAGGTGAACATGCACACTATGCTCATGGGTATTATGCGTACCCAAGACTTGAAGGGGAAATAAGTAATAAAATGATGTTTAATGGTGAAGAGAAATTAGTATGGAGTCTAAATAATTATCTAGGCTTAGCAAACCATCCAGAAGTAAGAATAGCCGATAACGAAGGTTCAAGACGTTATGGACTAGCCTATCCTATGGGAGCGAGAATGATGAGCGGTAATACAAAGCTCCACGAAAAATTTGAAGCTGAAATTTCTGAGTTCGTAGGTAAAGAAGATGCTTTCCTTTTAAACTATGGGTATCAAGGGATGGTATCTATAATTGATAGTTTGGTAGATAGAAATGATGTTATTGTATATGATGCAGAATCTCATGCTTGTATTCTTGATGGTGCACGGTTGCATATGGGGAAACGTTTTGTTTTTAAACATAACGATATTGAAGATTGTGAAAAACAATTACGTCGTGCTCAAAAAATAGTAGAAAAAACCAATGGGGCAATTTTAGTGATTACCGAAGGAGTTTTTGGTATGCGTGGTGATCAAGGGAAACTTAAAGAAATTATAGCTTTAAAAGATACGTATAGCTTTTCATTATTGGTAGATGATGCACATGGCATTGGTTGTATGGGAAAAACAGGTGCAGGAACAGGTGAAGCACAAGGTGTGCAGGACGGCATTGATTTTTACTTTGGCACCTTTGCGAAATCATTTGCGGGAATAGGCGCATTTATGGCAAGCACTAAAGAAGCAATTATGTTCTTTAAATATAATATGCGGTCTCAAATATTTGCGAAAGCATTGCCTATGCCCATGGTTTTTGGGGCTTTAAAACGACTTGAATTAATACGTACACGACCTCTATTAAGAGAACGTTTATGGCGAACCACAGAAGCCTTACAAAAAGGATTAACTAATGCAGGATTTGATATAGGCAATACAAATTCGCCAATTACTCCGGTATATTTAAACGGAACCATTGATGAAGCCACAGCCTTGGTGAGTGATTTACGTGAAAATCACCATATTTTTTGCTCTATGGTTGTGTATCCTGTGGTACCAAAAGGGATGATTATATTACGATTAATTCCAACCGCAGAACATACTTTAAAAGATGTTGAACGGACCATAAGCGTTTTCAGTGAAATAAAATTAAAATTGGTTGATGGTCATTACAAACAAAAGGTTGAGATGACTATTTAA
- a CDS encoding Crp/Fnr family transcriptional regulator, with protein sequence MIAKFTFNSQYILSELPSQDRDFLENIMVDKKYRKNQPIFTEGTLPSGIFYLQKGKVKKYKMDNDGREQIIYIYNAGEFFGYSSVLSESSYGDTTVAIENALISFITINDFNEILKNSSSFSRLLLKSLSHEFSVLANLMAVLSQRTVRERVALNLLILHDKYKVDDMPNTYISLSRSDLANMAGTVVETLARVLHDFKHDKLIATNGRKIQLLNIESLVQVANFY encoded by the coding sequence ATGATAGCTAAATTCACATTCAATAGTCAATATATTTTAAGCGAATTACCTTCACAGGATAGGGATTTCCTTGAAAATATAATGGTTGATAAAAAGTATCGTAAAAACCAGCCTATATTTACGGAAGGTACATTGCCCTCTGGTATTTTCTACTTACAGAAAGGTAAAGTTAAAAAATATAAAATGGATAATGATGGGAGAGAACAGATCATATACATTTATAATGCTGGCGAGTTTTTCGGTTATTCTTCGGTATTAAGTGAAAGTAGTTACGGAGATACAACAGTTGCTATAGAAAACGCTTTAATCTCATTTATAACGATAAATGATTTCAATGAAATATTAAAAAACTCTTCTTCATTTTCTCGATTATTATTAAAAAGCTTAAGCCATGAATTCAGTGTGTTAGCAAATCTTATGGCCGTTTTATCTCAACGTACTGTAAGGGAGCGTGTAGCTCTTAATCTACTAATCTTACACGACAAATATAAAGTTGATGATATGCCTAATACATACATTTCACTTTCTAGATCTGATTTAGCAAATATGGCTGGGACAGTAGTTGAAACTTTGGCTCGTGTACTTCATGATTTTAAACACGATAAGCTCATTGCTACAAACGGACGTAAAATTCAGCTGCTAAATATTGAAAGCCTTGTTCAAGTGGCCAATTTTTATTGA
- the fabF gene encoding beta-ketoacyl-ACP synthase II, with protein sequence MRRVVITGVGAITPIGNDVKSYWNNLLNGVSGAGKISRFDTTKFKTDFACELKDYDALNYFDKKQSRKLDRFNQYGQIAADEAIKDANLCFEKLDTDRIGVIFSSGIGGFETIEKDIIAFSQDQFNPRFNPFFITKIIANSLAGSLSIKYGLRGVNTCTVTACSSSTNGLIQAFNYIRWGKADIIISGGSEAPINQSAVGGFNAMKALSTNNENFKTASRPFGKTRDGFVLGEGAGALVVESLESALKRDAKIYAEIIGGGETADAYHITNTHPEGIGAYLAMKEALREGGILPKEVNYINAHATSTGPGDLSEAKAIETLFKDSLDTISISGTKSMTGHLLGGTGAIEAIATCLSIHTDLIPPTMNTKVMDAAIAPGFKVTLGAKTSKTVEYALSNNFGFGGHCAAVLLKKYNE encoded by the coding sequence ATGAGGCGAGTAGTAATAACGGGAGTAGGGGCTATCACTCCTATAGGAAATGATGTAAAAAGCTATTGGAATAATTTGCTTAATGGGGTGTCGGGAGCTGGTAAAATTTCCCGATTTGATACCACAAAATTTAAAACAGATTTTGCTTGTGAGCTAAAGGATTATGATGCTTTAAATTATTTTGATAAAAAGCAAAGTCGAAAATTAGACCGATTTAATCAATATGGCCAGATAGCCGCAGATGAAGCGATAAAAGATGCTAATTTATGTTTTGAGAAATTGGATACCGATAGAATTGGCGTCATTTTTTCCAGCGGGATAGGTGGCTTTGAAACCATAGAGAAAGATATCATAGCATTTAGTCAAGATCAATTTAATCCAAGATTTAATCCCTTTTTTATTACTAAAATCATAGCAAATAGTTTAGCGGGTTCTCTTTCTATTAAATATGGTTTACGAGGTGTAAATACGTGTACAGTTACCGCATGTTCTTCTTCCACTAATGGCCTAATTCAGGCATTTAATTATATTAGATGGGGAAAAGCAGATATCATTATATCTGGTGGTTCCGAAGCGCCTATCAACCAGTCTGCCGTTGGCGGGTTTAATGCTATGAAAGCTTTATCTACGAACAATGAAAATTTTAAAACAGCATCTAGACCATTTGGCAAGACCCGTGATGGTTTTGTTCTTGGTGAGGGTGCAGGTGCATTAGTGGTAGAGAGTTTGGAAAGCGCACTAAAGCGAGATGCTAAAATATATGCTGAAATTATTGGTGGCGGGGAGACGGCCGATGCTTACCATATTACCAATACCCATCCTGAAGGAATAGGTGCATATCTGGCTATGAAAGAAGCGTTAAGAGAAGGCGGAATTTTACCAAAAGAGGTGAATTATATTAATGCACATGCTACTTCTACAGGTCCTGGAGATTTATCGGAAGCAAAAGCTATTGAAACGCTCTTTAAGGATAGTTTGGACACTATTAGTATTAGCGGAACAAAGTCTATGACAGGACATCTCTTGGGGGGTACAGGTGCCATTGAAGCTATAGCTACATGTTTGTCAATACATACAGATTTAATTCCACCCACCATGAATACAAAAGTAATGGATGCTGCAATCGCTCCAGGTTTTAAGGTGACACTTGGAGCGAAAACAAGTAAAACTGTGGAGTATGCTTTGAGTAACAATTTTGGATTCGGAGGCCATTGTGCCGCTGTATTACTCAAAAAATATAATGAATAA
- a CDS encoding universal stress protein codes for MKRICIALDYNPSAEKVGKIGYEYAKALNAEIFLVHVISDAPYYSIDYSPFLGYTSPFNTGSVVLVKELMEGASNFLSDSATHLGGGKIKTAVLEGEAGVAILEYLDENKMDLLVIGTHSQSSLENVLLGNTAVKIVKHTKIPLLVVPTKVEQ; via the coding sequence ATGAAAAGGATATGTATTGCTTTAGATTATAATCCATCGGCGGAAAAAGTAGGGAAAATAGGATATGAGTACGCTAAGGCCTTAAATGCGGAAATTTTTTTAGTGCATGTTATTTCGGATGCGCCTTATTATTCTATTGATTATTCTCCATTTTTGGGCTATACTAGTCCTTTCAATACGGGTTCTGTAGTATTGGTAAAAGAACTTATGGAGGGCGCATCAAATTTTCTGTCAGATTCAGCAACTCATTTAGGAGGAGGAAAGATAAAAACAGCCGTTTTAGAAGGTGAAGCAGGTGTAGCTATTTTAGAATACTTAGATGAGAATAAAATGGATTTGTTGGTAATAGGAACGCACAGTCAAAGCTCCTTAGAGAATGTGTTGCTAGGCAATACGGCTGTGAAAATTGTAAAGCATACCAAAATACCTTTGCTGGTGGTGCCCACAAAAGTTGAGCAATAA
- a CDS encoding HPF/RaiA family ribosome-associated protein — MIIQINTDKNISGEKRTEDFFTSQIEEALKRFESHITRIEVHLKDENGKKDGFNDISCLIEARLEGRQPIAVTNQAETMDLALTGAIHKIKTAVESILGKLKKH, encoded by the coding sequence ATGATAATTCAAATAAATACAGACAAGAATATTTCTGGAGAAAAAAGAACGGAAGATTTTTTTACATCTCAAATTGAAGAAGCCTTAAAAAGGTTCGAATCTCATATTACTAGAATAGAAGTTCACTTAAAAGATGAAAATGGGAAAAAGGATGGATTTAATGATATTTCATGTTTAATAGAAGCTAGACTTGAGGGTAGGCAGCCCATTGCTGTTACCAATCAAGCAGAGACTATGGATCTTGCATTAACAGGTGCTATTCATAAAATAAAAACCGCTGTAGAAAGCATTCTTGGAAAATTAAAAAAACATTAA
- a CDS encoding cation:proton antiporter — protein MVLVSIFAYLNSRFLKLQTTIGTMIISILFSLGVLGLSKLFPDLIKFEKDIVGTIDFKKLLMEGLLSFMLFAGAIHVNFNELKSQKWKIVAFSSFGVLLSTALVGGIFFWVLERIGMPLPLMHCLLFGALISPTDPISVMGILKKIGIKKSMETTIVGESLFNDGVGVVVFLTLLQFANAGNLDGIDPIGITKNFLIEIGGGLLFGYVLGRVTHRAISKINSYETEVLITLGMVMGGYALAGKVGVSGPISMVVAGLIIGNKTYRQEKKENTLDYVDKFWELIDILSNAVLFVLIGLEIVLIPFTGQLLIVGVLAAFVVVLSRFLSVGALVVLLKKWLPFDAKTSLIMTWGGLRGGISIAMALSLPKEVSWDNIVPITYLVVIFSIIVQGLTLEKVIVRLTK, from the coding sequence ATGGTACTAGTTTCCATTTTTGCCTATCTTAATTCTAGGTTCTTAAAATTGCAGACAACCATTGGGACTATGATTATTTCCATCCTTTTTTCCTTGGGAGTACTTGGGCTATCAAAACTATTTCCCGATCTAATTAAATTTGAGAAAGATATTGTAGGAACAATTGATTTTAAAAAATTATTGATGGAAGGCTTATTGAGTTTTATGCTCTTTGCAGGAGCAATACACGTAAATTTTAATGAGCTAAAATCACAAAAATGGAAAATAGTAGCTTTTTCTAGTTTCGGTGTGTTGCTATCTACAGCCTTGGTGGGAGGTATTTTTTTCTGGGTATTGGAACGTATCGGTATGCCTTTACCATTAATGCATTGTTTACTATTTGGGGCCTTAATTTCTCCGACAGACCCCATATCGGTTATGGGTATTTTGAAGAAAATTGGCATTAAAAAATCTATGGAGACCACCATTGTTGGAGAAAGTCTTTTTAATGATGGAGTAGGAGTCGTTGTTTTTCTGACCTTATTACAATTTGCCAATGCAGGTAACTTAGATGGTATTGATCCAATAGGTATCACGAAAAATTTTTTAATTGAAATAGGAGGGGGGTTACTCTTTGGATATGTGCTAGGGCGTGTGACGCATAGAGCAATTTCAAAAATTAACTCTTATGAAACGGAAGTTCTTATTACCCTAGGTATGGTAATGGGTGGCTATGCCTTAGCTGGGAAGGTTGGAGTTTCTGGCCCTATTAGTATGGTTGTAGCCGGACTTATCATAGGAAATAAAACCTATCGCCAAGAGAAAAAGGAGAATACTCTAGATTATGTAGATAAATTCTGGGAGTTGATAGATATCCTGTCAAATGCGGTTTTGTTCGTACTGATTGGTTTGGAAATTGTGTTGATTCCTTTTACAGGACAACTTCTGATTGTGGGAGTATTAGCTGCCTTTGTCGTGGTATTGTCTCGCTTTCTATCGGTAGGTGCTTTGGTTGTACTACTGAAGAAATGGTTGCCTTTTGATGCAAAAACTTCTTTGATAATGACCTGGGGAGGACTAAGAGGTGGTATTTCTATAGCGATGGCACTTTCTTTACCTAAGGAAGTTTCATGGGATAATATTGTGCCCATTACCTATTTAGTCGTAATTTTTTCTATAATTGTACAAGGACTAACTTTAGAAAAAGTAATTGTTAGGTTAACAAAGTAA
- a CDS encoding general stress protein, whose protein sequence is MKNGVTVAICESHNEAEKVVKELQDSGFNMKKLSIVGKDYHEEDKVIGFYNTDDRMKSWGSAGAFWGGIWGLIFGAGFFLIPGLGPVMLAGPIVSSLIGGLEGAVIVGGLSALGAALFGVGIPKDSVIRYETALKADKFLVIAHGTSKDLEQAKKIMSDSATTEVHLHSGETVPA, encoded by the coding sequence ATGAAAAATGGAGTTACTGTCGCTATATGCGAATCGCATAATGAAGCCGAAAAAGTAGTTAAGGAATTACAAGACTCAGGTTTTAATATGAAAAAACTTTCTATCGTTGGTAAGGATTATCACGAAGAGGATAAGGTTATTGGGTTTTACAATACTGATGATAGAATGAAAAGTTGGGGATCAGCAGGTGCTTTCTGGGGAGGAATTTGGGGTCTTATTTTTGGTGCAGGATTTTTTCTAATACCAGGTCTTGGCCCAGTAATGTTAGCGGGTCCTATTGTATCGTCATTGATTGGAGGTCTAGAAGGAGCCGTCATTGTTGGAGGGTTATCTGCCTTGGGAGCTGCTTTGTTTGGTGTAGGAATACCAAAAGATAGTGTTATACGCTATGAGACGGCTTTAAAGGCTGATAAATTCTTGGTTATTGCTCATGGTACTTCTAAAGATTTGGAGCAAGCAAAAAAAATAATGTCAGATTCGGCTACCACAGAAGTTCATCTTCATTCCGGAGAAACTGTACCTGCTTAA
- a CDS encoding arsenate reductase family protein has protein sequence MGEIATSKRQITLYYNPESTRGKQTLAYAKAEGLKILEIDILKTKLTGTQLVELADRLHLEVADLVNQDHTSYRKLFEHHTFSTDDWIKMIQHNPEIMMEPIALRGNKTIFIETPSDIIKI, from the coding sequence ATGGGTGAAATTGCTACGTCAAAAAGACAAATTACCTTATATTACAATCCAGAATCCACACGAGGTAAACAAACCTTGGCCTATGCCAAAGCAGAGGGTTTGAAAATTCTAGAAATAGATATTTTAAAAACAAAACTAACAGGCACCCAACTAGTAGAACTTGCGGATCGTTTACATCTAGAGGTTGCCGATCTTGTAAATCAAGATCATACGTCTTATAGAAAGCTCTTTGAACACCATACTTTTTCTACAGATGATTGGATAAAAATGATCCAGCACAATCCTGAAATTATGATGGAACCCATAGCGCTACGTGGTAATAAAACTATTTTCATAGAAACACCAAGCGACATCATTAAGATATAA
- a CDS encoding GDCCVxC domain-containing (seleno)protein gives MSKINREAVLNCPVCGSKYKQKMPQIGKHINSKCVSCNTVFGINNTNDCCVYCTYSDVLCPKTQKKIKNSQRK, from the coding sequence ATGTCAAAAATTAATAGAGAAGCTGTTCTGAACTGCCCTGTTTGCGGTTCTAAATACAAGCAAAAAATGCCACAGATAGGCAAGCATATTAATAGTAAGTGTGTTTCTTGTAATACTGTTTTTGGAATAAATAATACAAATGATTGCTGTGTTTATTGCACCTATAGCGACGTTCTATGTCCGAAAACACAAAAAAAAATAAAGAATAGCCAACGAAAGTAA
- a CDS encoding glycoside hydrolase family 15 protein yields MTIKNIPQESGAPGAPGMESKWSSSAKSGIGKALNASSNVTLTISHGILNEAYYPQEDIACMRDMGFIVTDGHEFFSEEKRDTRQTISTIENGIPAYKIINYDTFDKYQITKEIIVDPFRNSILQQVTFEQKDKNLPLQLFALLAPHLNNEGSNNTGWIGEYKGVPMLFAQNGAIALAMACSAKWLKRSAGYVGTSDGWTDIRQHGIMRWEFDHANDGNVALTGEIDLSDQDFVVAISFGRTHLEAANHARASLLDGFDTAKRRYIEEWKNWQESLYKLPAQNFMISAAMLRMHEAKNFPGGIIASLSIPWGETKGDADKSGYHVVWPRDLVESAGGFHALKTKADVSRIVNYLMSTQNANGSWPQNMWLHGEPNWNGLQMDQVALPILEMLKGYLRNTIGKHRMTRYWPLAKKAIIFLLVNGPFTQQDRWEEESGFSPFTIAAEIAALLAGAKLAEINGEKDFAIYCRETADCWNETIEFRTYVTDTPLARKIGVEGYYIRINPFTNIPASELGNRTMELKNHHYGKGTVKINELISVDTLALVRFGIRDPNDPKILNTLKVIDAQLKVNTPHGPCWYRYNNDGYGEQKDGDPYDGTGIGRPWPLLSGERGHYEVAAGNIEYANTLLQAMDGFANNGLLPEQIWDTHDIPEKGLYFGEHTGSAMPLTWAHAEYIKLCVSIHDKKVFDMPEQTQERYLLKKKIAKFQIWRFDNGIKTIPKGKTLRIETFAACTIHWTDNDWKTTAIKESKSLTIGVFATDIKPENKESSSLQFTFYWKEADKWEGKNYLVNIDNS; encoded by the coding sequence ATGACGATCAAAAATATCCCTCAAGAATCTGGAGCACCGGGAGCACCGGGAATGGAATCAAAATGGAGTTCAAGTGCTAAATCGGGTATCGGTAAGGCGTTAAATGCATCTTCTAATGTAACACTAACCATTAGTCACGGTATTCTAAACGAAGCGTATTACCCACAAGAAGATATTGCATGTATGCGCGATATGGGTTTCATTGTTACTGATGGTCATGAGTTTTTTTCTGAAGAGAAAAGAGATACAAGACAAACCATTTCAACAATTGAGAATGGCATTCCTGCGTATAAAATCATTAATTATGACACTTTTGATAAATATCAAATAACCAAAGAAATTATTGTCGACCCTTTTAGAAATAGCATCTTACAACAGGTAACTTTTGAACAGAAAGACAAGAATCTCCCCTTACAGCTTTTCGCTCTCTTAGCCCCACATTTAAATAATGAAGGTTCCAACAACACTGGTTGGATAGGAGAATACAAAGGTGTTCCTATGTTGTTTGCACAAAATGGAGCTATCGCTTTGGCTATGGCTTGTTCTGCAAAATGGCTGAAACGCTCAGCGGGATATGTAGGAACATCTGATGGCTGGACTGATATTAGGCAACACGGAATAATGAGGTGGGAGTTTGACCATGCCAATGATGGGAATGTTGCGTTAACAGGAGAAATAGATCTTTCTGATCAAGATTTTGTAGTAGCAATAAGTTTTGGAAGAACCCATCTGGAAGCTGCCAACCATGCAAGAGCAAGTCTTTTAGATGGTTTTGACACTGCAAAAAGAAGATATATTGAGGAATGGAAAAACTGGCAGGAATCTCTCTACAAACTTCCTGCTCAGAATTTTATGATTAGCGCAGCAATGCTGCGAATGCATGAGGCTAAAAATTTCCCTGGCGGTATTATTGCCAGTCTTTCAATTCCTTGGGGAGAAACTAAAGGCGATGCTGACAAAAGTGGATACCATGTAGTATGGCCACGAGACTTAGTAGAGAGTGCAGGTGGTTTTCATGCCCTAAAAACTAAAGCTGATGTTTCTCGTATTGTAAATTATTTAATGTCTACCCAAAATGCAAATGGTAGTTGGCCACAAAACATGTGGCTACATGGAGAACCCAACTGGAACGGCCTACAAATGGATCAGGTTGCCCTACCGATACTGGAAATGCTCAAAGGGTATTTACGGAATACTATAGGCAAGCATCGAATGACTAGATATTGGCCTTTAGCTAAAAAAGCCATTATATTCCTATTAGTAAACGGGCCATTTACACAACAAGATCGTTGGGAAGAGGAAAGTGGTTTTTCTCCCTTTACCATTGCAGCAGAAATAGCGGCACTACTTGCTGGCGCAAAACTTGCAGAAATTAATGGAGAAAAAGACTTTGCCATATACTGTAGAGAAACTGCTGATTGTTGGAATGAAACTATAGAATTTCGCACCTATGTTACGGATACTCCCTTAGCTCGAAAAATTGGTGTGGAAGGATATTACATCCGTATAAACCCGTTTACCAATATACCTGCTTCCGAACTTGGCAATAGGACAATGGAATTGAAAAATCATCATTATGGTAAGGGAACAGTAAAAATTAATGAACTGATAAGTGTAGATACTTTGGCCTTAGTACGGTTTGGGATACGTGATCCCAATGATCCTAAAATATTGAACACCTTAAAAGTAATTGATGCTCAGTTAAAGGTTAACACCCCACATGGTCCCTGCTGGTACCGCTATAATAATGATGGCTATGGCGAACAAAAAGATGGAGATCCGTATGATGGAACAGGAATAGGCCGCCCATGGCCTCTACTTTCTGGAGAAAGAGGTCATTATGAAGTAGCCGCAGGTAATATAGAATATGCCAATACTCTTTTACAGGCTATGGATGGCTTTGCTAATAACGGCCTTTTGCCCGAACAGATTTGGGATACCCACGACATCCCTGAAAAAGGGCTGTACTTTGGTGAGCATACGGGTTCTGCAATGCCGCTTACTTGGGCACATGCAGAATATATAAAACTCTGTGTTTCCATACATGATAAAAAAGTATTTGACATGCCTGAACAGACACAAGAACGTTATCTCTTAAAAAAGAAAATAGCTAAATTTCAAATATGGCGTTTTGATAACGGAATAAAAACAATCCCTAAAGGAAAAACCTTGAGAATTGAGACCTTTGCAGCATGCACGATTCATTGGACAGATAACGATTGGAAAACAACAGCCATAAAAGAATCTAAGAGTTTAACTATTGGCGTATTTGCAACGGATATTAAGCCTGAGAATAAAGAGTCTAGCTCATTACAATTTACATTTTATTGGAAAGAAGCAGACAAATGGGAAGGAAAAAATTATTTGGTTAACATTGACAATAGCTAA